The following are encoded in a window of Halorarum salinum genomic DNA:
- a CDS encoding Nmad3 family putative nucleotide modification protein, which yields MSRAVAINVAANTNIPGARGPVFPDGSFVYVPIPEREQTTEAVPTYADLDLAGYVPGGARDLPVHLDPEFAGTHGRSSYTYGDPHGVKAGPLSRLDPGDLLLFYATLSRAERSASARSDPDATPARASETSPARASETSPARASDATDPPRDWLAPEWGAYLVGEFEVAEVLAGEAYRAADGATRGRFDSNAHVRREAFDAAVLVRGTDRSRLYDRAVPLSTPGAGAEANELVTELSTDSGRGPWWRRVLRYDGAATGELRERIETDPAEWLD from the coding sequence GTGTCCAGGGCAGTCGCCATCAACGTCGCCGCCAACACGAACATCCCCGGAGCGCGCGGTCCGGTGTTTCCGGACGGGTCGTTCGTCTACGTCCCCATCCCGGAGCGCGAGCAGACGACCGAAGCGGTTCCGACGTACGCCGACCTCGACCTCGCCGGGTACGTTCCGGGGGGTGCACGCGACCTGCCGGTCCACCTGGACCCCGAGTTCGCGGGGACGCACGGCCGGTCGTCGTACACCTACGGCGACCCCCACGGCGTGAAGGCCGGGCCGCTCTCCCGGCTCGATCCCGGCGACCTCCTGCTGTTCTACGCGACGCTCTCGCGAGCCGAGCGGTCGGCATCCGCTCGCTCGGACCCCGACGCCACCCCTGCGCGGGCCTCCGAAACTTCCCCTGCACGGGCCTCCGAAACTTCCCCTGCGCGGGCCTCCGACGCCACCGACCCGCCGCGCGACTGGCTGGCTCCCGAGTGGGGCGCCTACCTCGTCGGCGAGTTCGAGGTGGCGGAGGTGCTCGCCGGCGAGGCGTACCGCGCGGCCGACGGGGCGACGAGGGGGCGTTTCGACTCGAACGCGCACGTGCGCCGCGAGGCGTTCGACGCGGCGGTCCTCGTCCGGGGAACCGACCGTTCCCGGCTGTACGATCGGGCGGTCCCGCTCTCGACGCCCGGGGCGGGCGCGGAGGCGAACGAACTCGTCACCGAACTGTCGACCGATTCGGGGAGGGGACCGTGGTGGCGGCGCGTCCTCCGGTACGACGGGGCGGCGACCGGGGAACTCCGTGAGCGGATCGAAACCGACCCGGCCGAGTGGCTCGACTGA
- a CDS encoding NAD+ synthase yields MSDTVLLDDSETPLDLRFSEAELEATREHVVDFVADQVESAGLEGAVLGLSGGIDSTTVAHLAAEALGPDAVHGLVMPGEVNTADNMGDAERVAMDLGIEYDVVEIEPIAEAFYGAFPEGTDDRMAEGNVRVRVRAVLNYFVANAEDRLVLGTGNRSESATGYFTKYGDGAVDCNPLGNLYKQQVRQLADHLGVPRDLVMKTPSAEIWEGQTDEEELGLSYDALDAILALHVDGPLSTSATVEYLGVPESAVERVVELYEGSKHKRSTPPTPADLRL; encoded by the coding sequence ATGAGCGACACCGTCCTCCTCGACGACTCGGAGACCCCGCTGGACCTGCGGTTCTCGGAGGCCGAACTCGAAGCGACCCGCGAACACGTCGTCGACTTCGTCGCCGACCAGGTCGAGTCGGCCGGCCTCGAGGGCGCCGTCCTCGGGCTCTCGGGCGGCATCGACTCCACGACCGTCGCCCACCTCGCGGCCGAGGCGCTGGGCCCGGACGCGGTCCACGGGCTGGTGATGCCCGGCGAGGTGAACACGGCGGACAACATGGGCGACGCCGAGCGCGTGGCCATGGACCTGGGCATCGAGTACGACGTGGTCGAGATCGAACCGATCGCCGAGGCGTTCTACGGGGCGTTCCCGGAGGGGACAGACGACCGGATGGCCGAGGGGAACGTCCGGGTCCGGGTGCGGGCCGTGCTCAACTACTTCGTCGCGAACGCGGAGGACCGCCTCGTGCTCGGCACGGGCAACCGGAGCGAGTCGGCGACCGGCTACTTCACGAAGTACGGCGACGGCGCGGTCGACTGCAACCCACTGGGGAACCTCTACAAGCAGCAGGTGCGCCAGCTCGCCGACCACCTCGGCGTCCCGCGCGACCTCGTGATGAAGACGCCCTCCGCGGAGATCTGGGAGGGCCAGACCGACGAGGAGGAGCTGGGGCTCTCCTACGACGCCCTCGACGCCATCCTCGCGCTCCACGTCGACGGCCCGCTCTCGACGAGCGCGACCGTCGAGTACCTCGGCGTCCCCGAGTCGGCCGTCGAGCGCGTCGTGGAACTGTACGAGGGCTCGAAGCACAAGCGGTCGACGCCGCCGACGCCCGCGGACCTGCGGCTGTAG
- a CDS encoding DUF3105 domain-containing protein — protein sequence MPGRSPIGGDAELRSPSRRAVLRVAGGATVLPLSGCLGLGGGGGIEAESLPDRGDAAALADVESFPNEGVDHVPAGTEVEYGIRPPTSGNHYAGTVRAGFYEEPRSRGELVHTLEHGAVVVYYDPDELTEEARGSLRAWANNHAGTWRSIVVAPYDYDGPEAPYTLTAWQHMLRMEEYDAEVVRAFCAEFLGRGPENPVR from the coding sequence ATGCCAGGCCGTTCACCGATCGGCGGCGACGCCGAGCTCCGCTCCCCGAGCCGTCGGGCCGTCCTCCGCGTCGCCGGCGGCGCGACCGTGCTCCCACTCTCGGGCTGTCTCGGCCTCGGCGGCGGGGGTGGCATCGAGGCCGAGTCGCTCCCCGACCGCGGCGACGCGGCCGCCCTCGCGGACGTGGAGTCGTTCCCGAACGAGGGCGTCGACCACGTCCCGGCGGGCACCGAGGTGGAGTACGGCATACGGCCGCCGACCTCGGGGAACCACTACGCCGGGACCGTCCGGGCGGGATTCTACGAGGAGCCACGGAGCCGCGGCGAACTCGTCCACACCCTCGAACACGGCGCAGTCGTCGTCTACTACGACCCCGACGAACTGACCGAGGAGGCACGCGGGAGCCTCCGGGCGTGGGCGAACAACCACGCCGGCACCTGGCGGTCGATCGTCGTCGCGCCGTACGACTACGATGGCCCGGAGGCGCCGTACACGCTCACCGCGTGGCAGCACATGCTCCGGATGGAGGAGTACGACGCCGAGGTCGTCCGGGCGTTCTGCGCGGAGTTCCTCGGGCGCGGGCCGGAGAACCCGGTGCGGTAG
- a CDS encoding NUDIX domain-containing protein gives MNQPPEHCPYCGTAVTGVDTPTHAVVETPTVYRCESCDDYVFYNPTPGGSAAVVDGGRLLLVEDFRSPGEWKLPSGRMALGESPREGVARELEEETGLSVDPDDLAYFYDEAGEPVEGQYMVGIDYAVPRSKTAGTLEAGSDATDARFFTPAEFADSPFSIKGTHVDRFGTDSLDWLLCEAERALDAERETG, from the coding sequence ATGAACCAGCCGCCCGAGCACTGCCCCTACTGTGGTACCGCGGTCACCGGGGTCGACACCCCGACGCACGCCGTCGTCGAGACGCCGACGGTCTACCGGTGCGAGTCGTGCGACGACTACGTGTTCTACAACCCCACTCCCGGGGGGAGCGCCGCCGTCGTGGACGGCGGGCGCCTTCTCCTCGTGGAGGACTTCCGCTCCCCCGGCGAGTGGAAGCTCCCGTCCGGACGGATGGCGCTCGGCGAGTCCCCGCGCGAGGGGGTCGCCCGCGAACTCGAGGAGGAGACCGGGCTCTCCGTCGACCCCGACGACCTCGCGTACTTCTACGACGAGGCGGGGGAACCGGTCGAGGGCCAGTACATGGTCGGCATCGACTACGCGGTCCCGCGGTCGAAGACGGCGGGGACCCTCGAGGCGGGATCGGACGCGACGGACGCCCGGTTCTTCACCCCGGCCGAGTTCGCGGACTCGCCGTTCTCCATCAAGGGGACCCACGTGGATCGGTTCGGGACGGACAGCCTGGACTGGTTGCTGTGCGAGGCCGAGCGGGCGCTCGACGCCGAGCGCGAGACCGGATGA
- a CDS encoding acyltransferase has translation MTKRHVSLPAEAEEGLAAFLEQVDERLSGEEDTCEVVRDTLVDLFGDRDAYERWQAGGDVTPAERVRLQGYDPCNATLESEYYAEKDEEKFKRSKHLQWLWRQFDATPMADNIEFALRFRGMLAGHLFAEAGENLRLFKGISFTYGHNIEIGDNTVIHDDVHLDDRGKLTIGDRVSISDSAHIYSHDHDIVDQTAIENFHTIVEDDARVTFDSMIRAGVKVGENSVVGAKSVVQGDVPAHHVAVGSPARSVKVKPGWETVAEPVADKLENRAAERRVEFELPDDLDDFDEFDRDLTPPDVEAPEAED, from the coding sequence ATGACCAAGCGTCACGTGTCCCTCCCGGCGGAGGCGGAGGAGGGCCTCGCGGCCTTCCTCGAGCAGGTGGACGAACGGCTCTCCGGCGAGGAGGACACCTGCGAGGTGGTCCGCGACACCCTCGTCGACCTCTTCGGGGACCGCGACGCCTACGAGCGCTGGCAGGCCGGCGGCGACGTGACGCCCGCCGAGCGGGTCCGCCTGCAGGGGTACGACCCGTGCAACGCGACCCTCGAGTCCGAGTACTACGCCGAGAAGGACGAGGAGAAGTTCAAGCGCTCCAAGCACCTCCAGTGGCTCTGGCGGCAGTTCGACGCGACGCCGATGGCCGACAACATCGAGTTCGCGCTCCGCTTCCGCGGGATGCTCGCGGGTCACCTGTTCGCGGAGGCCGGCGAGAACCTCCGGCTGTTCAAGGGCATCTCGTTCACCTACGGCCACAACATCGAGATCGGGGACAACACCGTCATCCACGACGACGTCCACCTCGACGACCGCGGGAAGCTGACGATCGGCGACCGCGTCTCCATCTCCGACTCGGCCCACATCTACAGCCACGACCACGACATCGTCGACCAGACGGCGATCGAGAACTTCCACACGATCGTCGAGGACGACGCCAGGGTCACCTTCGACTCCATGATCCGCGCGGGGGTGAAGGTCGGCGAGAACAGCGTCGTCGGCGCCAAGTCCGTCGTGCAGGGCGACGTGCCCGCCCACCACGTCGCCGTCGGCAGCCCCGCACGGAGCGTGAAGGTGAAGCCCGGGTGGGAGACGGTCGCCGAACCGGTCGCGGACAAACTGGAGAACCGGGCCGCCGAGCGGCGCGTCGAGTTCGAACTCCCCGACGACCTCGACGACTTCGACGAGTTCGACCGCGACCTGACGCCGCCCGACGTCGAGGCGCCCGAGGCCGAGGACTGA